In a single window of the Pandoraea pulmonicola genome:
- the panS gene encoding ketopantoate/pantoate/pantothenate transporter PanS, producing MIARVTRLFPLWALLLSVFAFFSPGSFSGITPHVTALLTVVMFAMGVTLTFDDFKRVFTRPAPIVAGVVLHYLVMPLAAWIIARVLHMPPDLTAGMVLVGSVASGTASNVMIYLARGDVALSVTISAMSTLVGVFATPLLTRLYVDASIAVDVEGMLLSILQIVALPIGAGLLINRYCGGVVRALERYLPLVSMIAIVLIIGAVVGANQGNIATVGPLVMFGVVLHNGLGLLGGYWGGRLLGFDESICRTLAIEVGMQNSGLAATLGKLYFTPLAALPGALFSVWHNLSGSLLAGYWRGRPTGTANDAQAAATRPMH from the coding sequence ATGATCGCCCGTGTCACCCGGCTGTTCCCGTTGTGGGCTCTGCTGCTGTCCGTATTTGCCTTTTTCTCGCCTGGCAGTTTCTCCGGCATCACGCCGCACGTCACCGCATTGCTGACCGTCGTGATGTTCGCGATGGGCGTAACCCTCACTTTCGACGACTTCAAACGCGTCTTCACGCGTCCCGCGCCGATCGTGGCCGGTGTGGTGCTGCACTATCTTGTCATGCCGCTGGCTGCGTGGATCATCGCGCGCGTGCTGCACATGCCGCCCGATCTGACGGCGGGCATGGTGCTCGTGGGCAGCGTGGCGAGCGGCACCGCGTCGAACGTCATGATCTACCTCGCGCGTGGCGATGTGGCCCTGTCGGTGACGATCAGCGCGATGTCCACGCTCGTGGGGGTGTTTGCCACGCCGTTGCTCACACGACTGTACGTCGATGCATCGATCGCGGTGGACGTCGAAGGCATGCTGCTGTCGATTCTCCAGATCGTGGCGTTGCCGATCGGCGCGGGGCTGCTCATCAACCGCTATTGCGGCGGCGTCGTGCGGGCGCTCGAGCGCTATCTGCCGCTCGTCTCGATGATCGCCATCGTGCTGATCATCGGCGCGGTGGTCGGGGCGAACCAGGGCAATATCGCGACCGTCGGCCCGCTGGTGATGTTCGGCGTGGTGCTGCACAACGGCCTGGGGCTGCTCGGCGGCTACTGGGGCGGACGCCTGCTCGGCTTCGACGAATCGATCTGCCGCACGCTCGCCATCGAAGTGGGCATGCAGAATTCGGGGTTGGCTGCCACGTTGGGCAAGCTTTACTTCACGCCGCTCGCCGCGCTGCCTGGGGCGCTGTTCTCGGTCTGGCACAACCTCTCGGGCTCGCTTCTCGCCGGTTACTGGCGCGGTCGTCCGACAGGCACCGCCAACGATGCGCAGGCGGCGGCAACGCGGCCGATGCATTGA